The sequence below is a genomic window from Silene latifolia isolate original U9 population chromosome 7, ASM4854445v1, whole genome shotgun sequence.
TTATGTTTGATTGGTAGATAGGTATGTCAAGAAAGTTGAGGAATTTGATTGTTTAGATATGTAATTACCCTTTGAaagttgaagaaattgtttgttTAGGAAATGAATTTTTGTATCTTAGTTTGTGTGTATTGAATTAAAGTTGGATGCTTTTGGTCAAATCGATTCTTGTTATACTACCTTCGCCCCgaccatttgtttacctttgattaaaattccCCTCACAAAGAAAAATaagggtaaacaaatgattgagacggagggaataTTGTTTAGCAAAAGGATAGGGTCAAGAGATGTCAATGGGCGCAAATTTGGTAATGATATAGTTTTGGGGGATTGTGTTTCCCTTTGCTGAAAACGTCTCGATACGGTTGTGCCTTGGTGAATTATGACCTTTTGTTGTGTTAGTGTTGTTACTCGCCTTGATTTCGGGAGTTATATGTTGTAATCTGCAATTATATTTTAGTTTTGTTACGTTGTTCGTGTTGCTTGTTGTTCTTTACATTTGATTGGTAGATAGGCATGTCATGAAAGCGGAAGAAATTGATTGTCTAGATATGTAGTTACCCTTTGAAAGTGgaaaatttttgttttgtttaggaAATGCAAGTTTTGTACCTTAGTTTGTGTGTATTGAGTTAGTTTTAAGGTCTAGCGAAGTTGATACGATTACAGCCCGATGCTTTTGGCCGGATTAATTTTTTTATATAGTTTAGCCAAAGGATAGGATTAAGAGATATCAACAGCACAAAAATGGTCGTGTTATTGAGTGTTAATAGTTGCTGAAAACCTCTAGGCTACGATTGTGCCTTCGTGAATCATGACCTTTTGTTGCATTAGTATTGTTGGAGTTGTTTACTGATGTATAAAAAGAGTTGGGCCTTAGGAGTACAATATTCTTATAAGAAAAAATCCCATACCAAGAAATCAAATTTGAAAGAGTACAGTAAATTTGTGCTACCTGCCTACCTCTATCTCAAATTTTATTGGAGGTACAACGTAAAATTTTGTCATGTTGATTCATGGGGGAGATATCGATTAGAGTTGACATCGTTTGTCCACCAAAATCTGATAATATAAAAGGAACGGAGTCATGGACGGAGTATTAATGTAGTCTCAGGGACTTCAGTTGACCGCTTTTTGGAAGTCTATCTAGGAGAGTGATTTCACTAAGTGTTACCAAATTAAACCCTATGAAAGAATCTGTGGTGTAACAGCATGCTACTCCAATGGAGAACCATATTCGCTGTCTGGAGTCTGGTCTCTTCTAGTCGACAGTGTTCAGCTGATGAAACACAATAGCTGCAAATATTAAATTGATGCTTAAAATTGTAGAATAACTAGTCAACAACCATCATAGAGGGCACTGCATATTGTATACCAAACTGTTGTGACATGTGTCTTAAGAGAAGCAATAGGGCTTCCTTTAAGGGCTTTCAAAATTGACAGCCATATGTTGCCATATAAACCAGAACAACCCAGCATTTAattaaatttgaaaattttcgaaCTGAACACAATCTGTTTGGTAAGAAGTAGTAAAAATAGTTGTAATGCCGAATGAATTTTGTGCATTGCTTTGGTGGGAAATGCAGCAAGAGAAAATAAGATAATGGTTGACATCGACAGTCCTTCATTATTTCCATTTTCTTTACCATAACATTTTAAAGTCAGTATTAAAAACTCAGGGAGAATATATAACTTCACTACTACATATCCTTCCCTCCGAAAAAAGTGATATTGGGAAAATAATTCACACGTGCTTCCATGATTTAATGTAAATGATATCCTCTTACACGACCCTAATCTATTTGCGTCTTTAGATGGAGGGTGACAAGAATGGTTACCGCTTCAACTTACCAAGTGCAGAAACTGATCAATCTTCTTGGGATAAACCTTATTACTTGATATTGAGCATGATTTGGAAAACTCTGTAGATTTATTTGTTGCCAAGTTGCAGTATCACGAATCACAATTTATCTGTCTCAGTTTGAACTCCTGCTGAAATTTTAGCTCTCCAATCGACATAAGCAAAACTTGTTACTCcgtctgtcccggtcatttgttgtccttttccattttgggtgtctcagtcatttgttgtcctttctattttaagaatgaacttgatgagtaatttgatcattcacactcaatttgttccacttgtcatttagctattggccctctcctctttccttcgtctttgtgccaaaaccaaaggacaacaaatgaccgggacggagggagtattttttttggGCACAAACAGTGGTCCTGAATCTGATCACTGGGGGTAATGTTTTGACGGGAGCCCTTGAGGCACTAGGTAATGTTGTTGTAATAATAGTTTAGCTCAAATATACATGGAATGAGAGTTATATTACATATGGCATGTTATTTACACTTTACATGCTGTAAATTACGACTCATATATCAGTCATGGATGCCTGAAGTAAAATTAATATAGCATTTTACGTTCTGGATTTCTTCTATTGCTTAAATAGAAGCATACATATTCTTGGTGAAGTAATGCTTGCACATTTTCTGTCCCCTTGCATGGGTTATTTGATAGCGTTTATTCTTAGGTCCCCTTTAAGCTTTTTCTATTACCGTACTCATCAGCTCTTTTTCTTATATGGGCCATATGGGAACTTTTCTTTTGTAAGATGTTAATATGGCTTTCGTACTTTCCACTTGTAGTTTCTCCAAGTTATGAACATTATATTCCTCACAGCTCTATGAATTAGACTTTTGCTCTATATTTTATTAGTATTGGTGGGGGAGACCTCAGATGCGCCTACTCGTCTTATTTGTGACTGTATGCATTTTTGTGATCCAGAATCCCAATCTTGTGTAATTATTTCTACCTATAGTTTTATGAAAGAATAGGGTTGGAAGTTGGGACATGATAACCCAGTTTGATCCGAGAACTTGATGAAATTGAACCCCATGACCACCAGCATTCAGCCTTGAATCACGATTTGTGAAAAATCAATGTGTTCTTGGTCTATACCTTCTTTATGTTTCTTATGAGCACTATATTATTCACTTAGTAGCGCTTCACGTCTAAAGGCTAAGAGTGTATCTGCTTATAAACAGACTGCAGGTCACCCTTTGGATCGTCAATTGGAAGCGTGCGTTCATTTTCTATTGATGTTGCTCATTACCCTGACATTAAAGATCCCGAGATAAACAATATTTTTAAAGATTTTATGGCTGCTGGGTGGGGGGAACTCCCTGATCCACTCATCAATGGTGCATTGAAGGTGTTATCTAAGGACACCGACGACCAAGCTGGCAAGGAGACCTTGAAAAATGTTTTTCGTGCCGCTGAGGCAATTGAAGAGTTCATAGGCCAACTTGAGTCTTTGAAAATGGCCATTGATGACCATGGTGGATTATCTGGCGAGGTATTATCCTTTCCATCAGATGTACTACTATCTCCAGTCCAtcatttattgttcccatttcACTATTGTGATCAGATCTCAGACCTTATCGGCTTTGACCAAAAAGTTTTCCACGTTTATGTAGCAATACACTGAAATTTATATTGTTTGATTCATCAAAACGTTAATTATTATTCTGTAAAGTTGTAGCATTGCTAAAAAGTATTGGTCAGAGTTGACAACGGTTGACAGACAAAGTAAGATTACCAGTTTGGAATGTGTCGTGTCTCCCTGATGCTCTGGTTTATGTTGTAGAACGAAAAGCCGTACCCTGAACATTACGGACAGGCACTAAAAACAGCCTATGACCGGTATACCAAGTATTTAGATTCATTTGGGCCTGATGAATTTTACTTAAAGAAGAAAGTGGAGACAGAGGTGGGAACAAGGATGATTCATTTGAAGATGAGGTGCAGTCACCTTGGCTCGGAATGGGGAAAGGTACATAGTATTCTCTTTACTGTTTTTTTGGTAGATTTCTGGCGTGCTATGTTAAATTTGACATTGCAAAATTTCTTAATGATGTCATATCTAGTAGTTGCATTGATATAACAGTCCAAATAAAATGGTTCGACCAACTTAAGAGTCAAGGATTGTACATATGAATTCGAACTATGCATACAACATTCAGATTatcaaatactccctccgtcccgttcatttgttgtccttttccttttttgggtgtctcagtcatttgttgtcctttccaTTTTAGGATTCTTTTAAAGTATTAAATGACTATACTACCCCTATTATTTCTTGACTTGGACAATCAGACCTTCGTTGCCCAGCGAAATTGTCAACCAGTGATTCCTTCATTTTATCAAACTTTGCAATGATGTGAAATATCGTACTCCTACTGAACTCAGCATGTACTTTTTAAAATGTGGTCCCCACTTTTTGTTTAGCTAAAAGTTGGAGGTTTTTCCCGCGCTGGAAAGGATGATGAAGGGGTAAATAGGTACTTTTAATggttttcttggtctttgtgccaaaacaaaaggacaacaaatgaccgggacggagggagtaaaagAGATGAAAATCATTACTAGAACTTTCTCATGATAAGTATATTTCAGTCGGAATCATTATTTGTTTTTTATCAGCATTTATTTTTTCGCCTGCAGGTCACAGTCTTGGGAACTTCTGGAATTTCTGGTTCATATGTTGAGCAAAGAGCACGTTGATCACTGGGAGATGGATTTCATTCTGGATAAAGAACTTCACCTGAATCTGCAAATAGGGCTTTGAATAAATTGTTGAAATGTCGACTCTGATTCGAAATTTTCAGTCTTTTTTTGAAAACAATGTTCTTTGTGGAAGCTTAGTAGCATTGAAATGACAGTAGCTGATAAAAAAAACAACCGAGATCTAGCCATCTAGGTACTTATCGTCAATGACAGTTTCTTCCTTTTCGCCTCGCACAGTAAATTTCTGAAATTCCATGTCCATGGGAAGTATTGTTCCTAGTTATGTTCCATTTACTCCCAAGTTATATACCATTCTCATCATTATCTCGGTTTTTGGTGGTTCTATGTTACATACTTACAAGTAGAGTGGACATTGGGctgggccgggccgggctgggCCGGGCCAAGGGCGGGCCGGGTTATAGAAGAGCAGCACTGGCACAGCACTGCCATGTGGGCGGGCTGGGCTGGGCCGTGCTGGGCTGGTGTTGGTCTGGCACTTGCACAGCACTGATGAAGTATTTTAGTGCTGAAATGTTTCGGGCCGGGCcgggcgttttttttttttttttttttttttttttttttgaaaaaaaagaaaggaaaaaaaaaagggcTTGGACggaattaatgtaatttttataTGTAATACCAATTAAAGTTTAAAGTTTGgcattaatttataaaaattacaaaaattacgaTGCCTACGTATCTCGAAAGAATCAAAGCCCACGTAGTTCTTACTTACCTGACTTACCTTTTGGAGACGGATTGTTGAATTAGTTGGTGTTTAGTTGTAGTCGTCATCGtcctcttcttcttctaggaCGGTTTCACATTCGGGCGACGTCGGTGGAGCGGATGATCCCGATGGGGACATCAACTCGTCTTCGGGATTATCGTCTTCAACTTCGCTAGCTCCTTGGCGTCTCAATTCGGCTTGATCCCAATCTTTTTTACAAACACACATCTTTACGGTTGCGGGAGCCAAACTTGACCTTTTTTCGTCAAGTACTCTTCCTCCTGCACTAAAAGCTGACTCGGACGCAATGGTAGACGCAGGAACAGCAAGTACATCTCTAACTACTTTTGAAAGTACAGGAAAATGGTCGGCATGGACTCTCCACCAATTAAGAATATCAGTGGGTTCATTTGTGTTACTATGGTCAATCGACAAGTATTCATTAACCATATATGCACTAGAAGGGGTAGAAGAAGTAGTAGTAgacgtttttgtttttttaaaaatcAATGAAGTTAATTTACTATTATACAATAAGTTAGTGGACGCTTTAGACGAGCTACTACTAGATTGACTCGTTATACCCATTTCTTTTTCATACAAACAATGTAATTTATGCAAAAGTGAAACAGCATAGTCAACTTCGGTTTTGGTGTCATGAATCAAACCTAAAGTCTCATAATAAAAGTCTAACATATTTTGTAACTTTATTTGTTTAATTGTTGGGTCAAGTAATAATGCAAGTAAATATATAGAAGGAAATTCTGTAAAATAAGCTAaccacttctttttcatttttgcaATAATGTTAAATAATATGGGCACCTCATTTTCACATTCTTTCATAGCATGAACTATAGAAATGCATTGCAAGACAACTAAATGAATGTTAGGTGCATATTGTTGAGAAAAAATTTCACAAGCGGTTTTATAAGATCTTAAAAGTTCACAAACATGATGGGCAAGTGTCCACGTAGCATCGGTGATATATATAGAGCCTTCTTTATAGCCCTCATTATCATTATAGAGAGGagttaaaaccgatttatatgCAATAGCTTGTTCTAACATTACAAATGTTGAATTCCATCTAGTGGGTGTATCGGTACACCAATTTTTAGCCTTTTTATTATTTTGCTTACACAATTTTTTATATTCACGTCTAAGGTTATGTGCATTTCTAATCCATCTAATACATGTTCTAATTGGGTGTAATAAAGGAGAAATTTCTTGTATACCTTCTTGGGCGGACAAATTAATTATATGCGCACAACATCGAATATGTACAAGTTCACCATTAAGCAATAAAGACATTTTATCCTTAACATATTCTATACATTTTGTATTAGCCGCCGCATTATCAAAAGAAATAGTCATAATCTTATTAGTCAAATTAAATTCATTAATTGTGTTGTTAATACGAATAAATATGTTATGACCGGTGTGTTTTTCCTCCATACTATCAAAAGCAATAATACGTTTTTGCAAAATAAAATCATTTCCAATCCAATGAACGGTCACACAAACAAACggttcaccttgttttgatgtccAACAATCGCTAGTAAGACTTACACGACCATCATATTTTGAAAAAAATCCTTTTAACTCATTTTTTTGTGTTTCATATTGAGAAAATGAACGTCTTTTTAAAGTATGTCTTGTTACTTTTTCAAAACTCGGGTTTAAGTTCATTTTGTTAAAACGTATTAATGCTTCGCTTTCACCATAAGTAAAAGGTTTTTCGGTCATAGTAACATACCTAGCCATATTATCAATCATTTTTTGCTTGTTATAGATAAAAGGCATACCTCCTCCCGCCGTAGACGACATATAACCTCCAAGTTGAGATTGAACCGGACCTTTAGAACTTGAACCACCCGTTTCCCAATTTTCGGCGGTGATTGAATGCTCCCTTTCCAAGTGTCGTGCACAAGTACCGGTGCCGGAATTAGATTTCCATTTATAAGTAGCATCCTTCATATTTTTTCCTAGCTCCTTGCATATTTGACAAGCTCGGAAAAAATTAGTGGGCTTTTCACCTTCTCCCGGTTGAGGCACTTTATCGAAAAATTTCCACACATAACTTCCACCACTATCTTTCTTAACTTTCTTGGAAGAAATTTGATTTCGGCTACCTTGAACGGTGGTGCGAGACGATTGTGATGGATGGCCTATTTTTACAAGAATAACAAATTAAATTAGACaaatgtaataatataattacaaagataataaaaaataataaagattagtataataatattattgttatactattgtttgtaatttacaataacaataaaattatTATACTAATTAAGTAAAATTATTATACTAATTAAGTAATTAGTAAAGATTATTATACTAATTAAGTAATTGTGATGGATGGCCATGTTGTCCACCTCTACTTACAAGGAGTCGGGAAGGTTTTACAGAAGACCAACTACTGTACTTCGAGGTTAAAAGAGTATAATTTTGGTGCCGATGCTTTAGCAACAAGATCATGAATTCTAGCTAAAAGCTGTCCGCCAATAATTACATTACTCCCTTCTTTCAAGTTATTTTTATACGTTTGTTCATTATTCTTCACATAATTTGAACATTTTAACAAACGTGAATGTAAATGACTCGAAAGGAGAAAGTACTTCATAAGGTGTAACGGTGGTACTCTGTATATGCAATTAATGGCGCTTATGTTGGATCAATGAGCAATATCTCCCGGTAAGTAGATCATACATTCCGATGTACTGCCACCAGttttatagtttttgagcattattatAATAAAATTTTTGAGTCAGTTTTATGGTTTCTGAGcattattatactccctccatttttttatatatgacgttttgcatttatGAGGTAAGCCttttactttaatatttacaaaaaaatatttgttcaaaaaatataaaaatggtaccattaaatttcttacgaaaaactctttcatatgagtatacatatcataatatttagtcttatattttaagagatattgaagagagaagagagtgtctcgaaatgtgagaaagtcatatataaaaaaatagagggagtaataaaaattttgagtttttttttttaaattatgcgTTTTACTATAAATTTTCCGAGTTTATTCACTTGaacattaagctcaaaaaattacaataaaactcaaaaacattacatacttcctccattcaacttcactctaccactttcaattttctacactattcacaaaCAAACATTCAATTTCCATTTTCTCTCAATAAGTATGTGAAAATATATTTACGTGGAATCTTGTTTAATTCGtatttacgagtacattaaaaatatctaacttttataatttttgcaaatacgtagctaactaTATTTACCGCGTTAaatacgcgttggcaaacgtgataaaaaaaagtggtagagtggagttgaatggaggaagtataagcTTAGTGAAATTTGAGTTttgaaggaaaaaaaaattaaaatctcacttataaactttaataatCTCAGAAAAAATATACATATGCTCGAATTCAACCAGTTGCAACTTACAAGTGAGTACATAATCAATCAATATCCTTTAAAATCATACCAAGAAATATGAGTACAAGAGAGTTACTTTACATAATATTTTGAGCacattaaagcaataaataaataaaaacgaaAAGGCTCCCTAAAAACCCGAAAAAACGATAAATATAGTTTTAGAGGATAGTAATCTGACTTCTATCTAGACTACcaccaaaaagaaaaaagagttttatcattattattatagaTTTACAACCTCTCAAACCCCAACTGAACCATCAAAGCAACAGATTAAACAGTTCCATCAGTAATTCAAAACCCCACTTACCTCGACGCAGGTGGGACGATTTGAGGCAGTGGGGGTAGTATTCTTCTTATATCAGTAATTCAACAGCGAATATTTGGCCCGTAAAACTATCTTCCCTCTGTCAACGCCTAGCTTTGCACCGGTGACTAACCAATGGCCGGGAGAATCTTGTGGGCCCCTCAACATCTCAGTTGAATCTACTAGTTTCACGAGCTTTGCTGCGCTTCCGGAACCATCTGATTTCTTATCACTTGAGCTCTCAGCATTTTGTTTCTGCACGTTCACCGGGCTATGATCCCAAACGGATCTCCTTATGGTACACCCGGGTACCTTTGAGAAAAGGAGCTTTAGATACAGTACGCTTTTAGCACCAAAATCCCATACCCCGAGTTGAGCTCCTGTCACTATATGTACACCGGATAGATCCACGATGCAAGTTTCTTTATGTTCTAGAGGAGCCGTGCTCACATGAGAGAAATGCTTCCATTTGATAGGTTCAAACCAACGGCTATCTTGTTCCTCGGGACCTTGCCATTTTTGGGCACCAATGGCCATATGAGCATCCCAATGAGGCTGGAGAATTTTCGGGAGTGAAACTAGGTGTTGGAGATGAATTGCAAGGCGGTTTTGCTTGCTACCTTCTAGGCTAAGCCTCAAACCTGTAACTGGCTTACGGCCAACTGTCACCTACACGATCTGGGGtggttaatttctgaaattcgAAGTGATATATAACTTGTGTAGTTAAGTTGTCATGGTATATTGTTTATCAAAAGCCACAAGTGGCTGTCTTAGAAAGTTCTAATTGACGCGTACATAATCACCTAACCAAAAGCGCTGTCACAAAAGGCTTCTCTTCTTTTGATAGCCCTAGTTGCTTTTAGCACAAATACTAATCGGAAAAAGTATGTTGACCGTTAATTAAAGTTGACCATAGTTATATGTGTAATTTTAATTCAAATTTCAAGGATAGATGAGACATGTTAAGCACAAAAAACAAGCAAGATTCAGAACTGGAGCAATTTCATAGAATCGGCCAAGAAAGAAAAGTAGGGCAATTTCAGAGAATACGAGAGAGTAATAAGCTGGCTAATGAATAAaaagtactccctctgtcccagtcatttattgtcctttttcatttttgggtgtctcagtcatttgttgtcctttctattttaagaatgaacttgatgagtaatttgatcattttcattcaatttgttccacttgtcatttagttattggccttttcctcattccttggtctttgtgccaaaacgaaacgacaacaattgaccgggacggagggagtacgaGTAATCAGGAAATCAGGAAAAAAACGATGAGAGTTACCTGTTCAGCACTGATGTAAAGCTTGGGACCCATCAAGCTGAACTGTAAGGATTGGCAAACAGGTTCTTTTCTCTGCAGAAGAGACTGTTCAGGTGCCCAAGCTCGAGCTATTTGGAACTCTAAGAAATATTGAAGATCTTCGAGAGGTGGCTTGTCTAGCAAAAGCAAAAATACAAGTCAATGAGCTGAATGCATAAAGTATTCCTCCTTCCAGCAAAAATAATAAGGCATCTTGGCCTTAAACTAAGATTAACCAGACTCATGATTTCGAGATCTAGAAAAGACGGAAGAGCGACTTCATCATAGTTGTTATATAGAGTTTTTCTTAAACCTTGTCCTAAGGGTATAAAAGGGTGTTGTACAAGTTCATTTTGTCGAAgaattttcttctttttccaaTTTTATGGAATGTGAGATTACATAAAATGGCCAACTAAGTTTTTCTTCTTTTATTGTTATGTAGCAGTCATTCAATGGGATTCTCGATTCATTTGTTATTATGGGTCACTAAAGCATGTTTCTGAGTCTACAACGGTTCACTTGACGTTGTCCGTCAACAAGCAGACCTCATATGAGCAATAGCAAACAGATGACACTTTAATATCTGTGCCAAGACAATATAGCAAGCAAAATTGCATAGACAATATGGCAGTAAGCGGAGGTTTTAGTCGATAAGGGTAAGACCTTACACTCCAAGTACAGCTCCATAGCATGGGCGAGATGTTTTACGCCAGGCACTTCTTGAAGAAGAGAGACAATAGGAACAAATGTCATGTCGATGACATCTGGTGCTAAGTTTACAGTCTCTGTCCATTTGGCAGAACTCTGTTCTAGATCGTCCCCACCTCTCCTTCTGAAAATAACAGTTACATCCTGCATGACAAAAAAAATCACGTCTAACATTAACATTCATTTCTCACAAGTTTGCTAAACAACTTGCTGAAAACACACAATCTCTCGCCATTCATGTTTTCAGGCAACAATCACCACAAGCCCAAAAC
It includes:
- the LOC141592832 gene encoding succinate dehydrogenase subunit 5, mitochondrial-like, yielding MALMRSLYRSPSIKSSLYSIVLGNRFLNGTSSQQPSSRSFFSLSSSSPLIPAFPDCRSPFGSSIGSVRSFSIDVAHYPDIKDPEINNIFKDFMAAGWGELPDPLINGALKVLSKDTDDQAGKETLKNVFRAAEAIEEFIGQLESLKMAIDDHGGLSGENEKPYPEHYGQALKTAYDRYTKYLDSFGPDEFYLKKKVETEVGTRMIHLKMRCSHLGSEWGKVTVLGTSGISGSYVEQRAR
- the LOC141592833 gene encoding MACPF domain-containing protein CAD1, whose translation is MENPLTKSGNSDALLTTLCNAIQAIGRGFDVTSDIRLLYCKGSPGFRLIHIDEDHRNDVVVDDDVVVNDVSVDIQCSSGSKGWDATPVWSFHEMSEHFNKRSGLSGSIPLGSFNAMFNFSGNWQADAAATKSLAMMGYLIPLYKLQLSRPQLDLREEVKAAVPYSWDPPALASFIENFGTHVVTSATIGGRNVVYVRQHQSSPLSASEIETYVKDISDQRFTNLQGETSTSPMKYKDKDVTVIFRRRGGDDLEQSSAKWTETVNLAPDVIDMTFVPIVSLLQEVPGVKHLAHAMELYLEYKPPLEDLQYFLEFQIARAWAPEQSLLQRKEPVCQSLQFSLMGPKLYISAEQVTVGRKPVTGLRLSLEGSKQNRLAIHLQHLVSLPKILQPHWDAHMAIGAQKWQGPEEQDSRWFEPIKWKHFSHVSTAPLEHKETCIVDLSGVHIVTGAQLGVWDFGAKSVLYLKLLFSKVPGCTIRRSVWDHSPVNVQKQNAESSSDKKSDGSGSAAKLVKLVDSTEMLRGPQDSPGHWLVTGAKLGVDRGKIVLRAKYSLLNY